From Salvia splendens isolate huo1 chromosome 16, SspV2, whole genome shotgun sequence, a single genomic window includes:
- the LOC121771397 gene encoding basic leucine zipper 43-like yields MQPNEIIELHLLFPSNSTQYPPNFGLTSNYPPAYQFSRFPNPLYQLNTAPQVQELNPQSTCFSSNSTSDEADEQQLSIINERKQRRMISNRESARRSRMRKQKHLDELWSQVVWLRNENHQLVDKLNHVSESHDQVVQENVQLKEEASELRQMLTDMQLNSPYPYLRELDDDPSSDLA; encoded by the coding sequence ATGCAGCCCAATGAGATCATTGAGCTTCATTTGTTATTTCCTTCCAACTCAACACAATATCCTCCCAATTTCGGCTTAACGAGTAACTACCCACCAGCTTATCAGTTTAGCAGGTTCCCCAACCCTTTATACCAACTCAATACCGCACCCCAAGTTCAAGAACTGAATCCACAGTCAACATGTTTCAGCAGTAACTCGACATCTGATGAAGCAGATGAGCAACAACTAAGCATAATAAACGAGAGGAAGCAAAGAAGAATGATTTCAAACAGAGAATCTGCAAGGCGATCACGCATGCGCAAACAGAAACACTTGGATGAGCTTTGGTCACAAGTAGTCTGGCTCCGTAACGAGAATCACCAGCTCGTAGACAAGCTGAACCATGTATCAGAGAGCCATGACCAAGTAGTCCAAGAAAATGTTCAACTCAAGGAAGAAGCTTCAGAGCTTCGTCAAATGCTTACCGACATGCAGCTGAACAGTCCTTATCCTTACTTAAGAGAGCTTGACGATGATCCCAGCAGTGACTTGGCCTAA
- the LOC121771396 gene encoding 6-phosphogluconate dehydrogenase, decarboxylating 2-like — MAEQSPKLNRIGLAGLAVMGQNLALNIAEKGFPISVYNRTTSKVDETTERAKLEGNLPVFGFHDPESFVKSIQKPRVIIMLVKAGAPVDQTIKTLSAYMEKGDCIIDGGNEWYENTERREKAMAELGLLYLGMGVSGGEEGARNGPSMMPGGSIEAYKYIEDIVLKVAAQVPDSGPCVTYIGKGGSGNFVKMVHNGIEYGDMQLISEAYDVLKSVGKLSNEELKNVFTEWNKGELQSFLIEITADIFGIKDDKADGYLVDKVLDKTGMKGTGKWTVQQAAELSIAAPTIEASLDSRFMSGLKEERTEAAKVFNFGEIISPEKVDKEKLIHDVRQALYASKICSYAQGMNLIRAKSIEMGWGLKLGELARIWKGGCIIRAIFLDRIKKAYDRNADLANLLVDPEFAKEIMERQSAWRRVVTLSISHGISTPGMSASLAYFDTYRRARLPANLVQAQRDYFGAHTYERTDIPGAFHTEWFKLARKIDN; from the coding sequence ATGGCTGAGCAATCTCCAAAACTGAACAGAATAGGCCTTGCTGGCCTTGCTGTTATGGGACAAAACTTGGCTCTCAACATTGCTGAGAAAGGCTTTCCGATTTCTGTCTACAATCGGACCACATCTAAAGTAGACGAGACTACTGAGAGGGCGAAACTGGAAGGAAATCTCCCTGTGTTTGGCTTCCATGATCCTGAATCATTTGTCAAATCGATCCAAAAACCTCGTGTGATCATCATGCTTGTGAAGGCCGGGGCTCCAGTTGATCAAACCATCAAGACACTCTCCGCCTATATGGAGAAAGGGGATTGCATCATTGATGGTGGAAACGAGTGGTATGAGAATACCGAGAGGAGGGAGAAAGCCATGGCCGAATTAGGCCTTCTCTACCTTGGCATGGGAGTTTCTGGTGGTGAAGAGGGTGCTCGGAACGGACCTTCAATGATGCCTGGAGGGTCGATTGAAGCCTACAAGTACATAGAGGACATCGTACTCAAGGTAGCAGCCCAAGTTCCTGACAGTGGTCCTTGTGTGACCTACATCGGCAAAGGAGGATCGGGAAACTTTGTCAAGATGGTCCACAACGGAATTGAATATGGTGACATGCAGCTGATTTCTGAGGCTTACGATGTGCTGAAATCTGTTGGAAAACTGTCAAATGAGGAGCTCAAAAACGTCTTCACGGAGTGGAACAAGGGCGAGCTTCAGAGCTTCTTGATTGAGATCACTGCCGACATCTTTGGCATCAAGGATGATAAGGCAGACGGTTACTTGGTCGACAAGGTGTTGGACAAGACAGGAATGAAAGGTACTGGCAAATGGACTGTCCAGCAAGCTGCAGAACTGTCGATTGCAGCCCCCACGATCGAAGCCTCTCTAGATTCAAGATTCATGAGTGGTTTGAAGGAGGAGAGAACCGAAGCTGCCAAAGTGTTCAACTTCGGAGAGATCATATCTCCCGAGAAGGTCGACAAGGAGAAGTTGATCCACGATGTGAGGCAAGCTTTGTATGCATCCAAGATATGCAGCTATGCTCAGGGAATGAATCTCATTCGTGCAAAGAGCATCGAGATGGGATGGGGCTTGAAGCTGGGAGAGCTGGCCAGGATCTGGAAGGGTGGATGCATCATTCGCGCTATCTTCTTGGATCGCATCAAGAAGGCATACGACAGGAATGCTGATCTCGCCAACCTACTCGTGGACCCTGAGTTCGCCAAGGAGATCATGGAGAGGCAGTCGGCCTGGAGAAGAGTCGTGACCCTTTCAATCAGCCACGGCATCAGCACCCCTGGTATGTCTGCTAGTCTTGCCTACTTCGACACTTACAGAAGGGCAAGACTTCCGGCTAATCTGGTGCAGGCTCAACGTGACTATTTTGGCGCGCATACTTACGAGAGGACTGATATCCCCGGAGCCTTCCATACTGAGTGGTTCAAGCTTGCTAGGAAGATCGATAACTGA
- the LOC121771987 gene encoding protein GLUTAMINE DUMPER 6-like: MRSPPQVSSNQEFWHWSSPLPYLFVGLGLMILLITVALIILACSFRRRSTSDDKAPPPPAAPAVADNTPKIVVIMAGDDNPTHLAIPMPPQTCLCNV; this comes from the coding sequence ATGAGGAGTCCACCCCAAGTTTCTTCAAACCAAGAATTCTGGCATTGGAGCTCTCCTCTGCCATACCTCTTTGTGGGATTAGGCCTCATGATTTTACTCATCACCGTCGCCCTAATCATCCTCGCCTGCTCATTCCGCAGGCGCTCCACCTCCGACGACAAGGCGCCGCCTCCCCCCGCCGCCCCCGCCGTCGCCGACAACACCCCCAAAATCGTCGTCATCATGGCCGGAGACGACAACCCCACCCACCTCGCTATTCCCATGCCACCTCAAACCTGCCTTTGCAATGTCTGA